The DNA sequence ACCGGCGCCGTCACCCCGGACGTCCCGCCGGCGGACTTCGAAGCCGGGGACTGGCCGCCGGTGGCCGCGGTCCCGGTCGCGCTGGACGGCGCCTACGAAGGACTGGCCGAGCGCGGCTTCGCCTACGGCCCGGCGTTCCAGGGCCTGAAGGCGCTGTGGCGGCACGGCGATGAGCTGTTCGCCGAGGTCCGCATCGCCGACGCCGAGGGCTTCGGCCTGCACCCGGCACTGCTCGACGCCGTCCTGCACGCCCAGCTGGTGGCCGACCCCGACGGCCCGCCCGCGCTGCCGTTCACCTGGCGCGGGGTGGCGGTGCACCGGCCCGGCGCGACCGACCTGCGCGTCCGGCTGGCCCCGGCGGGGCCGGACACGATCGCGCTGGCGATCGCCGACGCGGCCGGCGCGCCGGTGGCGTCGGTCGAGGGCCTCACCGTCCGCGAAGCCGGGCAGCCGCGTGCCGCGCACCTCTACCGGCTGAACTGGACACCGATCGCCGCCGCGCCCGCCGACGTCGTCACGGCGCCCGGGTACGCGCTCGCCGACCCGGCCCGCGCGCTGGCCGAACTGGCCGTGGTGCCCGGGTTCGCCGAGGTGGCCGTCCCGGCCGGAGCCGACATCCGCGCCCTGACCGCCGAAGTGCTGGCGCTCGTGCAAGCGTGGCTGGCCGACGCGCGCTTCGGCCCGGCGAAGCTGGTCGTGCGGACGCGGGGTGCGCTCGACGGCGAAGACCTCGCCGCGGCCGCCGTCTGGGGCCTGGTGCGCTCCGCGCGGCAGGAGAACCCGGACCGGTTCGTGCTCGTCGACTCCGACGGATCCCTGGCCCCGCGGGACTTCCTCGGCAGCGGCGAGCCCGAACTGTCCATTGTGGACGGAGTGGTGTCGGCCGCGCGGGTCGGCCGGGTCACGCCGGGCGAGCCCGGTACCGGGTGGGACCGCGACCGCGCGGTGCTCGTCACCGGGGGCACGAGCGGCCTCGGCGCGCTGGTCGCCCGCCGCCTCGCCGCCGACGGGCACCGGCACCTGGTCCTGGCCGGCCGGTCCGGCCGGGCCGAACCCGGCCTCCTCGACGACCTGGCGGAGCTCGGCGCCCGAGCCGACGTGCGGGCGTGCGACGTCGGTGATCGCGCGGCGGTCGCGGCGCTGCTCGACGGCCTCGACCTCACCGCCGTGGTGCACGCGGCCGGCGTCCTCGACGACGGCGTCGTCGGCGCGCTCACGCCGGAGCGGTTCGACACCGTGCTGCGGCCGAAAGCCGACGGTGCCCGGCACCTGCACGAGCTGACGGCCGGGCGCGACCTCGCCGGGTTCGTGCTGTTCTCGTCCCTGGCGGGCACGTTCGGCGGGGCCGGGCAGGCGAACTACGCGGCCGCGAACGCGGTCCTCGACGCGCTCGCCGTCCACCGGCAGCGCCGTGGCCTGCCCGCGGTGTCGCTGGCCTGGGGACCGTGGACGGCCGAGACCGGCATGACGGCGGCCCTGCCCGAAGCGGAGATCCGGCGGCTGGCCCGCGCGGGCGTCGGGCTCCTCGCCGCCGACGACGGCCTGGCCGCGTTCGACGCCGTCCGCGCGGGCGCGGATCCCGTCGTGGTGCCGGTGCACCTCGACCTGCCCGCGCTGCGCGCCCTCGACGACGTCCCGCCGGTGCTGCACACCCTCGTTCCGCCCCGGCGGGCCACCGCCCGCCCGGCGGCGGCCGGGCCGGACCTCGCGCCCCGGCTGGCCGGGCTCGGCGCGGCCGAGCGGATCGAGCTGCTGCTGGACGTGGTCGCCGACGCCGTCGCGGTCGTGCTCGAACACGACGACCGGGACAGCGTCGGGCCGGACCAGGCGTTCACGGAGCTGGGCTTCGACTCGCTGACCGCGGTCGAGCTGCGCCGGCGCCTGACGGCGGTGACCGGCCTCGCGCTGCCGGCGACGCTGGCGTTCGACCAGCCGACCCCGCGCGACCTCGCCCGGCACCTGGCCGAGCTGCTCGCCCCGGACGTGAAGCCGGAGCAGGCGATCCTGGCCGACCTGGCCCGGCTGGAGCAGGCGTTGCGGGACACCGCGATCGACCCCGGCGCGCACGAGGAGATCACCGCGCGCCTGGAGCGGGTGCGCGGTGCGTGGAGCGGCCGCGAGGACGTCGACGGCGGCTTCGACTTCGACGAGGCCAGCGACGACGAGATGTTCGCGCTGCTGGACGAAAAGCTGGGAGCCGGCGACTGACCGCAAGCCGATCACGGATTCTCGCGGGAAAACCCCAGTCCGCGTTGCCTACGCTTCGCCAATCGTCCCAGTCCTTAGGAAAAAGATTGGCGAACCGCGATGCTGATTCTGGGAATAAACGGCAACTTCTCGGCCGAAGGCGAAGAGATCGCCCGGGTCGAGGAGTATTCGTTCCACGACTCCTCCGCGAGCTTGATCCGGGACGGCGAACTGGTCGCCGCGGTCGAGGAGGAGCGACTCAACCGGATCAAGCAGACCACGAAGTTCCCGGCCAGAGCCGTGCGCGCGTGCCTGGCGAAGGCGGACGTGAGACCCGAGGAGGTCGACGCGGTCGGGTTCTACGTCACCGAGGACTTCGCCGACAGCACCCTCAACGAGCTCTACATGCGCAATCCGCGCGTCCCGGCGCGCTATTCCCGGGAATTGATCAAGGAACGCTTCGCGAAAGACCTCGGCTGGCGGCTGCCCGACGAAAAGCTGCTGTTCTTCAACCACCACTACAGCCACGCCCTCTCGACCTACACCCGCTCGGGCTTCGACGACGCGCTCGTGCTGGTCGCCGACGGCCGCGGCGACTGGGAGTCCACCAGCGTCTACAAAGCGGTCGGCGGCAAGCTCGAAGTCCTCGCACAGGTCCCGGCGATGTTCAGCCTCGGCCTGCTCTACAGCCTCGGCACCTGGCGGCTCGGGTACGGCGTCGGCGACGAGTACAAGGTGATGGGCCTGGCGCCCTACGGCGACCCGAGCGTGCTCCGCCCGCAGCTGGAAAGCCTCTACGGCCTGCTGCCGGAAGGCCAGTTCTACTTCACCTTCCGCCCCGCGGGCTACCACTACATGCAGGACTTCTACGCCGACCCGGCGCTGGCCCTGCGGCGCAAGGGCGAGGAGTTCACCCAGGACCACAAGAACTTCGCCGCCGCACTGCAGGAGGCGCTGGAGAAGATCCTGACCCACGTGCTGGCGCACTGGGCGAAGGAAACCGGGCTGCGCAAGCTGGCCTTCGGCGGCGGGGTCGCGCACAACTGCAGCTTCAACGGGAAACTGTTGCGCGGCGGTCTGTTCGACGAGGTCTTCGTCCACCCGGCGTCGCACGACGCGGGCGCGGGGGAGGGCGCGGCACTGGCCGCGCACGAGCGGCTCACCGGCTCCCTG is a window from the Amycolatopsis sp. cg9 genome containing:
- a CDS encoding carbamoyltransferase, translating into MLILGINGNFSAEGEEIARVEEYSFHDSSASLIRDGELVAAVEEERLNRIKQTTKFPARAVRACLAKADVRPEEVDAVGFYVTEDFADSTLNELYMRNPRVPARYSRELIKERFAKDLGWRLPDEKLLFFNHHYSHALSTYTRSGFDDALVLVADGRGDWESTSVYKAVGGKLEVLAQVPAMFSLGLLYSLGTWRLGYGVGDEYKVMGLAPYGDPSVLRPQLESLYGLLPEGQFYFTFRPAGYHYMQDFYADPALALRRKGEEFTQDHKNFAAALQEALEKILTHVLAHWAKETGLRKLAFGGGVAHNCSFNGKLLRGGLFDEVFVHPASHDAGAGEGAALAAHERLTGSLPAPIRLRRADLGPDVGTAAEIETALKAWSGVVEFEARDDVTTWSAGQLAEGAVLGWVQGASEFGPRALGYRSILADPRPKENQTRINAIVKKRESYRPFAPSVTAEAASGYFEIPETRGNFDFMSFALQVRPERREELGAVTHVDGTARVQVVEADANPRFHALIEEFGRVTGTPVVLNTSFNNNAEPIVQTVADAVTTFLTTDLDYLVVGDFVVRPGLDRTAALAELVFSFRPVTRLRTTARADGDAAPETVHQVYLDYPGGPELTVRPETHELLTRLDGRTRIGDLAPELTPAVAAELQELWNLRYFTVAPA